tcttgggtgaaaaccctccagacgtaggtgattttgCACCGAGCTGGATTAACAATCATGTGTGTCTTGTCTCtatttatgttctttatattgCATATTCAATTAACTGTTTTATATcatgttgtacaagatgtcttagacatctaagacatctggtagaacatctgtccgcatgtgccagaatttcaaaaccccaacccttcctctattcctagtagccaagattGAAGGGGTAATcgcaaatcggttccctaatctataacaaacttccgttctgattatacaaaatcataaagcaagcatgcatacaagcttagattgaagttcagaaaatgggattcaaggaaagaaaaaggacatgtgggaaagaacttaagattataacttaaagatgaaaagtcttacataaaaaccaaagcataagaagagagattagccaagctgGCTAAGAACctaaattacaagcttggaagccctctctcactctcctagatgatcctctacctctgaatttttcaaagtatgaaaagatacaATTTATATGCAAAAAAACGTGTTTTCTGTGTGCCAGGCGCTCAAACGCCAGGCCTAATTTTCCCAGCATTTGGCTTCTGCCTCCCTAGCGCTCAGGCGCCCACATGGGCGCGTGAGCGCCCCAGCTCGCCTGAAAACCTCTTAAACtgcattttaactcctctttagtGCCTCCTTCGAGTCTCTAAACCCCTTGGCTTTCTtccttcagctgttacaacctaATTACTTGCTCAAAAAGACTAGAAATAAAGCcaagaaactcaaaggttaaTTTGCACAAGAGTATAAAATCAACTAGGAATTAAACTAGACCCCTAAACTCTACTAAAATACCATTAAAgaccctataaaactatgaaattaccaaagcaaTGCAAAAGcactaataaagataaaaatgcatggaaatgcatgaaacactacatgagacacaagaaaaagacttaAAATAAACtacgaaatgaccctaaaaacactactaaattcGGGTCATCATAGGACATCTCGCAAATTTTATCAAGGACGCCTCTGTTCAGGAGCCCGCCAAGGCCACTCAAGGTGAAAAAGGAAACGGCAAAGAGGTAGTGGAAGAATAAGGCGATCTCGTGGGGGAATGTGCGTCTATAGCAGGCGGATTTGGTGGTGGCGAGCTTTCCAGCAAGGCTAGAAAAAGACATGCGGCGGCGGTGCATTTTGTTCACCATGCATATGAAGGAGCATGCTAGTTGAATCATTCACCCATCACATTCAGCCCTCAAGATTTCGCTCATGTAATCCCACATGACAATGATCCAATAGTAGTAACAATCAGGATGAATAATTACAAAACTAAGAAAGTgttcttagaccagggatctgcTGCTGACATTATTTATGGTGATGCGTTCGATCGTTTGGGTCTTAAGGAGTCAGACCTAAAGCCTTATCGAGGAACTCTAGTAGGATTTACAGGCGGTCGAGTGAGCGTACGAGGTTATGTAGAAATCCCAACTGCCTTTGGCGAGGGAGAATTTTtcaagaaatttcaactcaAGTACCTTGTTATCGCGAGTCGGGCAAACAACAATGCCCTGCTTGGACGGGATACGCTCAACAAGTTGGGTGCAATAATCTCTACAAGTCATTTGACCATAAAATATCCAGCATGTAATGGAAAGATAGGAATTCTACGTGTTGATCAAGAAGCAGCAAGAGGATGTTACCTCAAAAGTGTGGCCCTCTATGGGAAGAAAGCCGCCAAAGAGAGTCATAGAATCACTGGAATTTTCACACAGGAAGATCTTCGCCCTCAGCCGCTGGAAGAAACAAAGTCAGTAAGAGTCAAGGACAAGATATTAAAAATTGGAAGTAGATTATCAAAAAATCAAGAAGACCGGTTGATCACCCTGTTGGGCGACAATTTGGATCTATTTGCCTGGACAATCAATGACGTACCTGGAATAGACCCAAGTGTAATCACTCATAAATTGGGCATACGCCCAGGAGCGAAACCAGTTATGCAGGCACGGCGGCGAATGAGTGAGGAGAAAGATAAGGCGGTGCAAGTAGAGACCAATAAACTTATGAAGGCTCTGTTTATTCGTGAAGTACAATATCCAACATGGCTAGCCAATGTTGTGATGTTCAGGGAGGCTAACGGAAAGTGGAGAATGTGTACCGATTATACGAGTTTGAGCAAAGTATGTCCCAAAGATTCTTACCCATTAcccaatgttgataagttggtgaatggagcttcagggaatgaactcttgactctcatggatgcatattctggctataatcaaatcatgatgcaccCCCCAGATGAAGAAAGCACGGCGTTCATGACTAATCAGTCTAATTTCTGCTACAGAACCATGCCTTTTGGCTTGAAGAATGCGGGTGCCACTTATCAACGCCTGATAGACAAAATTTTTGCAAATCAAGttggaagaaacatggaggtgtATGTTGATTGTTAAGTCTCCAATGGCCGGGGATCATGGTGAAGATCTAAAGGAAGCCTTTGCTCAGTTAAGAAAGTACAGCATGAAATTGAATCTTGAAAAATGTTCCTTTGGAATTCAAGGGGGGAAGTTTTTAGGATTCATGATAACATCAAGGGGAATTGAAGTAAATCCAGACAAGTGCAAGGCGATTTTGGACATGAAAAGCCTAGCTAATGTCTGAGAAGTACAACGGTTAACAGGACATTTGGCTGCTTTGTCTCGTTTTTTGCctatggcgggtgacaaagcagCCCCATTCTTTGCATGCCTAAAGAAAAACTCATCATTCCAGTGGACTGACTTGTGTGAGCAAGCATTCACCAAGTTAAAAGAGTTATTAGCAACACCTCCAATCTTATCCAAGCCCACTCCAACTGTTCCCTTAATTCTCTACTTGGCGGTCACCGATAAGGCGGTCAGCACAGTCTTACtgcaagaagagaagaagaaatacAAAGTTATCTACTTCGTCAGTCATACTTTGCAAGGTGCTGAAGTAAGAtaccaaaaaatagaaaagtcgGTCTTGGCAATCTTGAAAACGGCAAGGAGACTCAGACCATAATTTCAGAGTTTTCAAGTCAAAGTAAAAACTGATATCCCGTTAAGACAAATATTGCAAAAGCCATATTTATCAGGGCGCTTAGTCAGTTTGTCAGTAGAGTTGTCAAAGTATGATATCCAATACGAGCCAAGGGGAACCGTCACAATTCAACTCTAATTCATTTTGTGCCGGAGGTGACTCCTTCAGAAGGCGAGGGAGTGGACAGCGAATGAATTATATGTCGATGGATCGTCAAATGACATTGGAAGTGGGGCGGGTGTTACCATTGAAGGCCCGGACAAAATGACGATTGAGCAATCACTGAAGTTTGAGTTTAGGGAAAACAATAACcaagcagagtat
This is a stretch of genomic DNA from Lotus japonicus ecotype B-129 chromosome 1, LjGifu_v1.2. It encodes these proteins:
- the LOC130746263 gene encoding uncharacterized protein LOC130746263; its protein translation is MNNYKTKKVFLDQGSAADIIYGDAFDRLGLKESDLKPYRGTLVGFTGGRVSVRGYVEIPTAFGEGEFFKKFQLKYLVIASRANNNALLGRDTLNKLGAIISTSHLTIKYPACNGKIGILRVDQEAARGCYLKSVALYGKKAAKESHRITGIFTQEDLRPQPLEETKSVRVKDKILKIGSRLSKNQEDRLITLLGDNLDLFAWTINDVPGIDPSVITHKLGIRPGAKPVMQARRRMSEEKDKAVQVETNKLMKALFIREVQYPTWLANVVMFREANGKWRMCTDYTSLSKLEETWRCMLIVKSPMAGDHGEDLKEAFAQLRKYSMKLNLEKCSFGIQGGKFLGFMITSRGIEVNPDKCKAILDMKSLANV